The following are encoded together in the Dermacoccus nishinomiyaensis genome:
- a CDS encoding SPFH domain-containing protein, whose product MASTIFSVVLLLLALVAFLYGRHLRRAGRKQAVPDSRVEAATTGRARAGDLDASDDGVEDVDADDSDDLDSGASPARGFLHAARPEAPSTRARARLAYLVSAACATLAVIVLAVASSVVVPTKEIGVVTTFGKPTGSLSNGFHLKAPWQKVTYMDAAIQTDSHTADDKSCINVRIAHQATACVDASIRWRIRPDASDALFQNYREFSSIRSSLVDRQLSSSLNKEFASYDALAVDEKGNPTTPTLAKLSDDATKDMRDQIGDQIEVLSVIIPVIKLDDNTQSKANALLAQVAQTRIAEQGVKTAEQQAKANEALAKSVSKDPNVLVSKCLDMVEGGKVTLPAGFSCWPSSDSAVVVPSTGSSSK is encoded by the coding sequence ATGGCCTCGACGATCTTCAGCGTGGTCCTGCTCCTGCTCGCCCTCGTGGCCTTCCTCTACGGGCGCCACCTGCGCCGCGCGGGGCGGAAGCAGGCCGTCCCGGACTCACGGGTCGAGGCGGCCACGACCGGTCGTGCCCGCGCGGGTGATCTCGACGCATCGGATGACGGTGTAGAAGATGTCGACGCCGACGACAGCGATGATCTCGACTCCGGCGCCTCCCCCGCCCGCGGGTTCCTGCACGCCGCGCGTCCCGAGGCGCCGAGCACGCGGGCTCGCGCGCGTCTGGCCTACCTCGTCTCTGCGGCCTGCGCGACGCTCGCCGTCATCGTCCTCGCCGTCGCGAGTTCCGTCGTCGTGCCGACGAAAGAGATCGGTGTCGTGACGACGTTCGGCAAGCCGACGGGCAGCCTCAGCAATGGCTTCCACCTCAAGGCGCCGTGGCAGAAGGTGACGTACATGGACGCCGCGATCCAGACCGACAGCCACACCGCCGACGACAAGAGCTGCATCAACGTGCGCATCGCCCACCAGGCGACGGCGTGCGTCGACGCGTCCATCCGCTGGCGTATCCGCCCCGACGCCTCCGACGCGCTGTTCCAGAATTACCGCGAGTTCTCCAGCATCCGCTCGAGCCTCGTCGACCGGCAGCTCTCCTCGAGCCTCAACAAGGAGTTCGCGTCCTACGACGCCCTCGCCGTCGACGAGAAGGGCAACCCGACGACCCCGACGCTCGCGAAGCTCTCAGACGACGCGACGAAGGACATGCGCGACCAGATCGGCGACCAGATCGAGGTGCTGTCGGTGATCATCCCGGTCATCAAGCTCGACGACAACACGCAGTCGAAGGCCAACGCGCTGCTCGCCCAGGTCGCGCAGACGCGCATCGCCGAGCAGGGCGTCAAGACGGCCGAACAGCAGGCGAAGGCCAACGAAGCGCTCGCGAAGTCGGTGAGCAAGGACCCGAACGTCCTCGTCTCCAAGTGCCTCGACATGGTCGAGGGCGGCAAGGTGACGCTGCCCGCCGGCTTCTCGTGCTGGCCGTCCTCGGACTCCGCCGTCGTCGTCCCCTCCACCGGCTCCTCGTCGAAGTAA